Proteins from a single region of Bacillus solimangrovi:
- a CDS encoding TIGR01212 family radical SAM protein (This family includes YhcC from E. coli K-12, an uncharacterized radical SAM protein.), which produces MVQNPFSFAADNKRYHTWNYHLRQSFGHKVFKVALDGGFDCPNRDGKVAHGGCTFCSAAGSGDFAGNRADDLVTQFNEIKDKMHQKWKDGKYLGYFQAYTNTYAPVKELREKFEAILKQDGVIGLSIATRPDCLQEDIVEYLAELNKRTYLWVELGLQTVHESTAQLINRAHDYSTYIDGVEKLRKHGIRVCSHLINGLPMETTEMMMESAREVAKLDVQGIKLHLLHLLKGTPMVKQYEKGQLQFMSQTQYVNLICDQIEILPPEMVIHRITGDGPADLLIGPMWSLNKWEVLNAIDAELVRRNSWQGKFYEKVIVRS; this is translated from the coding sequence TTGGTACAAAACCCTTTTTCATTTGCAGCTGATAATAAGCGTTATCACACATGGAACTATCACCTTCGCCAATCATTCGGACACAAAGTATTTAAAGTTGCATTAGATGGTGGCTTTGATTGTCCAAATCGAGATGGGAAAGTAGCACATGGTGGCTGTACATTTTGTAGTGCTGCTGGGTCCGGTGATTTTGCAGGCAATCGTGCAGATGACTTAGTTACTCAATTTAATGAAATAAAAGATAAAATGCACCAAAAGTGGAAGGACGGGAAATACCTTGGGTACTTTCAAGCTTACACAAACACATATGCTCCTGTTAAAGAACTACGTGAAAAGTTTGAAGCAATTTTAAAACAAGATGGTGTTATAGGACTATCAATTGCAACAAGACCAGACTGTTTACAGGAGGATATTGTTGAATATTTAGCAGAATTAAATAAGCGAACCTACTTATGGGTAGAGCTTGGTCTACAAACTGTTCACGAATCAACTGCCCAACTCATTAATCGAGCACACGATTATTCGACCTATATAGATGGTGTCGAAAAACTACGAAAGCATGGAATTCGAGTATGTTCACACCTTATCAACGGTTTACCTATGGAAACTACAGAAATGATGATGGAATCAGCACGAGAAGTAGCAAAACTTGACGTACAAGGTATAAAACTACACTTGTTACACCTGTTAAAAGGAACTCCAATGGTAAAACAGTATGAAAAAGGACAACTTCAATTCATGTCACAAACACAATATGTAAACCTCATATGTGACCAAATAGAAATACTACCTCCAGAAATGGTGATTCATAGAATAACTGGTGATGGACCAGCTGACTTACTCATCGGGCCGATGTGGAGCCTTAATAAATGGGAAGTTTTGAATGCCATTGATGCTGAGCTTGTAAGAAGAAATAGTTGGCAAGGTAAATTTTACGAAAAAGTAATAGTGAGGAGCTAA
- a CDS encoding DUF2524 family protein, which translates to MGVRSSIEEGLRNARHVYENAYEQLDTFRKQEHYNQTEYSSCQRAINGSLAELEILHHSGNAQQKDQLSRMQMQLRQLQSDMILDENDVLY; encoded by the coding sequence ATGGGAGTACGTTCATCAATTGAAGAGGGTTTAAGAAATGCTCGACATGTATATGAAAATGCATATGAACAATTGGATACATTTCGTAAGCAAGAGCATTATAATCAAACGGAGTATTCATCCTGCCAAAGAGCAATCAATGGTTCACTTGCAGAACTAGAAATTCTTCATCACAGTGGTAATGCTCAACAAAAAGATCAGCTTAGCAGAATGCAAATGCAACTACGCCAACTACAAAGTGATATGATTTTGGATGAAAACGATGTTTTGTACTAG
- the leuS gene encoding leucine--tRNA ligase, whose product MAFNHKEIEQKWQSFWEDNKTFKTEMSKDKDKFYALDMFPYPSGAGLHVGHPEGYTATDILSRMKRMQGKNVLHPMGWDAFGLPAEQYALDTGNDPADFTKINTDNFRRQIKSLGFSYDWDREVNTTDPNYYKWTQWIFLKLYEKGLAYIDEVAVNWCPALGTVLANEEVVDGKSERGGHPVERRPMKQWMLKITAYADRLLEDLEELDWPESIKDMQRNWIGRSEGAEVVFSIDGYEEAFTVFTTRPDTLFGATYAVLAPEHALVDKITGKDQKEAVQAYLDKIKTKSDLERTDLAKEKTGVFTGAYAINPINGEKMPIWVADYVLMSYGSGAIMAVPAHDERDYEFAKTFDLSIKEVVAGGNVDDEAYTGDGEHINSDFLNGLGKEDAIKKAIEWLDQSNKGTKKVTYRLRDWLFSRQRYWGEPIPIIHWEDGTMSAVPEEQLPLELPKTTEIKPSGTGESPLANISEWVNVVDEETGKKGRRETNTMPQWAGSCWYYLRYIDPNNSEALADPEKLKHWLPVDIYIGGAEHAVLHLLYARFWHKFLYDVGVVPTKEPFQKLYNQGMILGEGNEKMSKSKGNVVNPDDIVESHGADTLRLYEMFMGPLDASIAWSENGLDGSRRFLDRVWRLFVQDDGQLSEKIKVDSSSTKMEKVYHETVKKVTENFEDLRFNTGISQLMVFVNEGYKVDELPIDYVKGFVKLLAPVAPHLCEEIWSLLGEQETISYAEWPTYDESKLVEDEVEIVVQIMGKVRARINVPVDVTKEQLEEIALKDEKVKEQIEGKTIRKIIAVPGKLVNIVAN is encoded by the coding sequence ATGGCTTTCAACCATAAAGAAATTGAACAGAAGTGGCAGTCATTTTGGGAAGACAATAAAACATTTAAAACAGAGATGAGTAAAGATAAGGATAAGTTCTATGCCCTTGATATGTTTCCATATCCTTCAGGTGCTGGACTACACGTTGGACATCCAGAAGGTTATACAGCAACGGATATTTTATCACGAATGAAACGTATGCAAGGAAAGAATGTACTCCATCCAATGGGGTGGGATGCGTTTGGACTTCCTGCTGAACAATATGCATTAGATACTGGAAACGACCCTGCAGATTTCACAAAAATTAACACTGATAATTTTCGTCGTCAAATAAAATCATTAGGTTTTTCTTATGATTGGGACCGTGAAGTCAATACAACAGATCCGAATTATTACAAGTGGACGCAGTGGATCTTTTTGAAGTTATATGAGAAAGGGCTAGCATATATTGATGAGGTAGCGGTGAACTGGTGTCCAGCTCTTGGAACAGTACTAGCGAATGAAGAAGTAGTTGATGGGAAAAGTGAGCGTGGAGGACATCCTGTAGAGCGTCGTCCAATGAAGCAATGGATGCTTAAGATTACAGCATATGCAGATCGTCTTCTTGAAGATTTAGAAGAGCTTGATTGGCCAGAAAGTATTAAGGATATGCAACGTAACTGGATCGGACGTTCAGAAGGAGCAGAAGTCGTATTTAGTATTGATGGATATGAGGAAGCATTTACAGTATTCACAACACGTCCTGATACGTTATTTGGTGCAACATATGCGGTTCTTGCACCTGAGCATGCTCTTGTTGATAAGATTACAGGAAAAGACCAAAAGGAAGCCGTTCAAGCTTACTTAGATAAAATTAAGACAAAAAGTGATTTAGAACGTACAGATCTTGCAAAAGAAAAAACAGGTGTATTTACTGGAGCGTATGCGATCAATCCTATTAATGGGGAAAAAATGCCGATTTGGGTGGCAGATTATGTTCTAATGAGTTACGGTTCTGGTGCAATTATGGCCGTACCTGCACATGATGAGCGAGATTATGAATTTGCGAAAACATTCGACCTCTCAATTAAGGAAGTAGTAGCTGGAGGTAATGTTGATGATGAAGCATATACTGGCGATGGAGAACATATTAATTCCGATTTTCTAAATGGGTTAGGAAAAGAGGACGCGATTAAAAAGGCGATCGAGTGGCTTGATCAAAGTAATAAAGGAACAAAAAAGGTCACTTACCGCCTCCGTGATTGGTTGTTTAGTCGCCAACGTTATTGGGGTGAACCGATTCCAATCATCCATTGGGAAGATGGAACGATGTCTGCTGTTCCAGAAGAACAACTTCCTTTAGAACTTCCGAAAACAACGGAAATTAAGCCATCAGGTACTGGTGAATCACCGCTTGCAAACATTAGTGAATGGGTAAATGTTGTTGACGAAGAAACAGGAAAGAAAGGTCGACGTGAAACGAATACGATGCCACAGTGGGCTGGAAGCTGTTGGTATTACCTTCGTTATATTGATCCTAACAATTCTGAGGCGCTCGCAGATCCTGAAAAATTAAAACATTGGTTACCAGTTGACATTTATATTGGTGGCGCTGAGCATGCTGTTCTTCACTTGTTATATGCACGCTTTTGGCATAAGTTCTTATATGATGTTGGAGTAGTTCCAACAAAAGAGCCATTCCAAAAGCTTTATAACCAAGGCATGATTCTTGGTGAAGGAAATGAGAAGATGAGTAAATCAAAAGGTAATGTTGTTAACCCTGATGATATTGTAGAAAGTCATGGTGCTGACACATTACGATTGTATGAAATGTTCATGGGACCTTTAGATGCATCGATAGCGTGGAGCGAGAATGGTTTAGATGGTTCACGTCGTTTCCTAGATCGAGTATGGCGTCTATTTGTTCAAGATGATGGACAATTAAGTGAGAAAATTAAAGTAGACAGTTCTTCAACTAAAATGGAAAAGGTATATCATGAAACTGTGAAGAAGGTTACGGAAAACTTCGAAGACCTTCGTTTCAATACAGGTATTTCACAATTAATGGTCTTCGTTAACGAAGGTTATAAAGTTGATGAGCTACCTATCGATTATGTGAAAGGGTTTGTTAAGCTACTTGCACCTGTTGCCCCACATCTATGTGAAGAAATTTGGTCATTACTTGGTGAGCAAGAAACCATCTCATATGCTGAATGGCCAACATATGACGAATCAAAGCTTGTAGAAGATGAAGTAGAGATTGTTGTACAAATTATGGGTAAAGTACGTGCTAGAATTAACGTACCAGTAGATGTAACAAAAGAACAACTTGAAGAGATTGCGCTTAAAGATGAGAAAGTGAAAGAACAAATTGAAGGTAAGACTATTCGAAAAATTATTGCAGTCCCAGGGAAACTAGTTAACATCGTAGCTAACTAA
- a CDS encoding peroxiredoxin, with translation MAERMVAKQAPRFEMDAVLSNKEFGKVSLEENMKNDKWTVLYFYPMDFTFVCPTEITSLSDRYDEFEDLDAEVIGVSTDTIHTHLAWINTDRKDNGLGDLKYPLAADTNHQVSRDYGVLIEEEGVALRGLFIINPEGELQYAVVNHNNIGRSVDETLRVLQALQTGGLCPANWKPGEDTL, from the coding sequence ATGGCAGAACGTATGGTTGCAAAGCAAGCGCCTCGATTTGAAATGGATGCTGTATTGTCTAATAAAGAATTCGGAAAGGTTTCTCTTGAAGAAAATATGAAGAACGATAAGTGGACAGTTCTTTATTTCTACCCTATGGACTTTACTTTTGTATGTCCAACAGAGATTACTTCACTTTCTGATCGTTATGATGAGTTTGAAGATCTTGATGCAGAAGTAATTGGTGTATCAACAGATACGATTCACACTCACTTAGCATGGATTAACACAGACCGTAAAGATAACGGTCTTGGTGATTTGAAATACCCTCTAGCTGCAGATACGAATCATCAAGTATCTCGTGATTACGGTGTTTTAATTGAAGAAGAAGGTGTAGCACTTCGCGGTTTATTTATCATTAATCCAGAAGGTGAGCTTCAATACGCGGTTGTTAATCATAATAACATCGGACGTAGTGTTGATGAAACACTTCGCGTTCTTCAAGCTCTTCAAACTGGTGGACTTTGCCCAGCAAACTGGAAACCAGGCGAAGATACTCTATAA
- a CDS encoding rhodanese-like domain-containing protein: protein MNEQIKEITPQEVEEQLSNGKQLNIIDVRENDEVEQGMITVAKHIRMGDIPQRLNELDKGEEYIIVCRSGGRSHNTGVFMQEQGYNVINMVGGMLAWTGDIKTP from the coding sequence ATGAATGAACAAATTAAGGAAATCACACCACAAGAAGTTGAAGAGCAGTTATCAAATGGTAAACAATTGAATATTATAGATGTACGTGAAAATGATGAAGTCGAACAAGGAATGATCACTGTAGCAAAGCATATTCGAATGGGAGACATTCCTCAACGACTAAATGAGCTAGATAAAGGTGAGGAATATATTATCGTTTGCCGTTCTGGTGGGCGTAGTCACAATACTGGAGTTTTCATGCAAGAGCAGGGTTATAATGTTATTAACATGGTTGGCGGTATGCTTGCATGGACTGGTGACATTAAAACACCATAA
- a CDS encoding rhodanese-like domain-containing protein gives MIAIELLLAVVVILSIRSYILPRFYMKPIQKDKVEQGDYCLIDVRDFISYYRTPTNESKNIPLSYLSRTMKEEELCDKDIVVIGDDNRSIRMAARIINKRIKKSVYYLTL, from the coding sequence ATGATCGCAATTGAACTTTTGCTTGCTGTCGTTGTTATTCTAAGTATTCGTTCATATATATTACCACGCTTTTATATGAAACCTATTCAAAAAGATAAAGTTGAACAAGGGGATTATTGTCTTATAGACGTCAGAGATTTTATCTCCTATTATCGTACACCAACAAATGAGTCGAAAAATATTCCATTATCGTATTTATCGCGCACGATGAAGGAAGAAGAGTTATGTGATAAGGACATTGTTGTGATAGGTGATGATAATCGTTCGATACGCATGGCTGCTCGAATTATTAATAAACGTATAAAAAAATCAGTATATTATCTGACTCTGTAA
- a CDS encoding sporulation protein Cse60 — MLKVKLFDEQHESDLEEVVNEFLITVDKDSIRDIQFQTAVTIDDVGEQIFCFSAMVVFIEE, encoded by the coding sequence TTGTTGAAAGTGAAGCTTTTCGACGAACAACATGAATCCGACTTAGAAGAGGTTGTGAATGAGTTTTTAATAACGGTTGATAAGGATAGCATACGAGACATTCAATTTCAAACAGCTGTAACGATAGATGATGTAGGGGAGCAAATATTTTGTTTTTCCGCAATGGTCGTCTTTATAGAAGAATGA
- a CDS encoding NAD(P)/FAD-dependent oxidoreductase yields MAAIAASEYGAKTLLIDKGNQLGRKLAISGGGRCNVTNRMPISEIIKHIPGNGRFLHSAFNEFDNEDIIQFFEQLGVPLKEEDNGRMFPQSNSAQSVIDALLNRLKQLHVDIRTDTAIKTVKYNETKAIGVTLKNGEEIDSNAVVVAVGGKSVPHTGSTGDGYAWAKKAGHTITDLFPTEVPLTSNEQFIKERTLQGLAIRNGALSVINKKGKKIVTHAMDFLFTHFGLSGPAALRCSQYVVKEIKKQNGQAITVSIDLFPNQNNEQVFQVIHNKLKQAPKKAIKNLLKDIIQERYLLFLMERSSIEPTLTYAHISNEQLRTFVENTKNLQMKINGTLPIEKAFVTGGGVSIKEIHPKTMCSKVKEGLYFCGEILDIHGYTGGFNITSALITGRLAGQNAAMSEV; encoded by the coding sequence ATGGCCGCTATAGCTGCAAGTGAATACGGAGCAAAAACTTTACTTATTGATAAAGGAAATCAACTTGGGAGAAAACTTGCCATCTCAGGTGGAGGCAGATGTAACGTTACAAACAGAATGCCAATTAGTGAAATTATTAAACACATCCCTGGAAATGGACGATTTCTTCACAGCGCATTTAATGAATTTGACAATGAGGACATTATTCAATTTTTCGAGCAGTTAGGCGTACCGTTAAAGGAAGAGGATAATGGAAGAATGTTTCCACAAAGTAATAGTGCACAATCAGTCATTGATGCACTATTAAATCGTCTCAAACAACTACATGTTGATATTCGCACTGACACTGCTATTAAAACTGTTAAATATAATGAAACAAAAGCAATTGGTGTTACGCTAAAGAATGGAGAAGAAATTGATTCAAATGCTGTTGTTGTTGCTGTAGGTGGGAAGTCAGTGCCCCATACTGGTAGTACAGGTGATGGATATGCTTGGGCGAAAAAGGCTGGACATACAATCACAGACTTATTTCCAACTGAAGTTCCACTCACTTCAAATGAACAATTTATTAAAGAACGTACATTACAAGGTCTCGCAATTAGAAACGGAGCACTATCAGTCATCAATAAAAAAGGAAAGAAAATTGTTACCCATGCAATGGATTTCCTCTTTACTCACTTTGGGCTTTCAGGACCTGCTGCTCTACGTTGCAGCCAATATGTCGTAAAAGAAATAAAAAAACAAAATGGACAGGCAATAACCGTTAGCATTGATCTCTTTCCAAATCAAAACAATGAACAAGTGTTCCAAGTAATTCATAATAAATTAAAACAAGCACCGAAGAAAGCGATCAAAAATTTACTGAAAGATATCATTCAAGAACGATATTTACTTTTTTTAATGGAACGTTCTTCTATTGAACCAACGTTAACTTACGCTCATATAAGTAATGAGCAATTGCGTACTTTTGTAGAAAATACAAAAAATTTACAAATGAAGATTAATGGTACACTTCCGATTGAAAAGGCGTTTGTAACAGGCGGTGGAGTCTCTATTAAAGAAATTCATCCGAAAACAATGTGTTCAAAAGTAAAAGAAGGGCTATATTTCTGTGGGGAAATATTAGACATTCATGGTTATACAGGTGGTTTCAACATAACATCTGCACTAATAACTGGAAGATTAGCCGGACAAAATGCTGCAATGAGCGAAGTGTAG